From a region of the Halolamina sp. CBA1230 genome:
- a CDS encoding HIT family protein gives MYGCEFCAIADGARGAHVVYDDDHTLAVLDDTPTREGHTVVLPKTHREELLGTDEAGKSVFRAVDAVAGALRETLDPDGFSVFYTSGPLVGSVRHAYVHVVPRDDGDDVSLALGRNQLDHDDATDLAARVRDASE, from the coding sequence ATGTACGGCTGTGAGTTCTGTGCCATCGCCGACGGCGCCCGGGGCGCCCACGTCGTGTACGACGACGACCACACACTTGCTGTCCTCGACGACACCCCCACCAGGGAGGGGCACACGGTCGTACTCCCGAAAACCCACCGCGAGGAGCTGCTGGGGACGGACGAGGCGGGGAAATCGGTGTTCCGCGCGGTCGACGCCGTCGCCGGGGCGCTCCGGGAGACGCTCGACCCCGACGGGTTCAGCGTGTTCTACACCTCCGGCCCGCTGGTGGGATCGGTCCGCCACGCGTACGTCCACGTGGTGCCCCGCGACGATGGCGACGACGTCTCGCTCGCGCTCGGCCGGAACCAACTCGATCACGACGACGCCACCGACCTCGCCGCGCGGGTCCGGGACGCGAGTGAGTGA